In Sphingobacterium sp. lm-10, one DNA window encodes the following:
- a CDS encoding DUF1573 domain-containing protein, producing the protein MKKISSVIVAFVVLVGLTSMSLVQGTFKFSTETHDFGKIPQNKPASFEFTFTNDGDSPIIISEVRPTCGCSVADFTKAPVKPGETGAINVTYDASVKGPFTKSFIVKSNTNTPVKNLTIKGNVE; encoded by the coding sequence ATGAAAAAGATAAGCAGTGTAATTGTAGCGTTCGTAGTTCTTGTAGGTCTGACATCCATGTCATTAGTACAAGGCACATTTAAATTCAGTACAGAAACTCACGATTTTGGTAAGATTCCGCAGAACAAGCCAGCATCGTTTGAATTTACCTTCACTAATGATGGCGATTCGCCTATTATTATATCCGAAGTAAGACCTACCTGCGGATGTTCGGTAGCAGATTTCACGAAGGCTCCTGTAAAACCGGGAGAGACTGGAGCAATCAATGTAACTTATGACGCGAGTGTTAAAGGTCCTTTTACAAAATCATTTATTGTAAAATCTAATACCAACACACCGGTAAAGAATTTGACGATCAAAGGAAACGTAGAATAG
- a CDS encoding pyridoxal phosphate-dependent aminotransferase, which produces MPTISSRGHQMPASPIRKLTPFADQAKKDGKKIYHLNIGQPDIKTPAGMLQAIRDIDFDVWAYTPSEGTSTYRSKLVEYYNKLTYNISADQILVTNGGSEAISIAMQACLNPGDEIIIPEPFYANYNGFACPADVTLRPIMSYIEDGFALPSIAEFEKVISDKTKAIVICNPNNPTGYLYSREELEALKTLCLKYDLYLFADEAYREFCYDNKEFISPMHLDGLENHVVVFDTVSKRYSACGARLGCLITKNAALYQVALKFAQARLSPPAVAQIAATAAVDTPQSYFDEVLEEYTERRDLLVAGLNAIPGVYCPNPGGAFYVVARFPIDNSDKFCQWMLESFEYENETVMMAPAAGFYSSKDAGQDEVRLAYVLHQEELKKALVCLEKALIAYPGRTTIAE; this is translated from the coding sequence ATGCCAACGATATCATCACGCGGACATCAGATGCCCGCCTCTCCCATCCGGAAGCTTACGCCGTTTGCCGATCAGGCCAAGAAAGATGGCAAAAAAATCTATCATCTAAATATTGGACAACCCGATATCAAAACGCCAGCTGGCATGCTGCAAGCCATTCGCGATATTGATTTTGATGTGTGGGCTTACACACCATCTGAAGGTACGAGCACCTATCGCAGCAAACTGGTAGAATACTATAATAAGTTAACATATAATATCAGCGCAGATCAGATCTTGGTCACTAATGGAGGATCAGAAGCCATTTCGATCGCTATGCAGGCTTGCTTAAACCCGGGAGATGAGATCATCATCCCAGAACCATTCTACGCAAATTATAATGGGTTTGCCTGTCCGGCAGATGTGACTCTTCGCCCAATTATGTCGTATATAGAAGATGGCTTTGCCCTACCTAGTATTGCTGAATTTGAAAAAGTGATCAGCGATAAGACCAAGGCAATTGTAATTTGTAATCCCAACAACCCAACTGGCTATTTGTATTCTCGCGAAGAGCTAGAGGCATTGAAAACCCTTTGTCTGAAATACGATTTATATCTTTTTGCCGATGAGGCGTATCGTGAATTCTGTTACGACAATAAAGAGTTTATTTCGCCAATGCACCTGGATGGTCTTGAAAACCATGTGGTCGTATTTGATACGGTTTCTAAACGCTATTCCGCTTGCGGTGCGCGCTTGGGTTGTTTAATTACGAAGAACGCCGCGCTTTATCAGGTAGCATTGAAGTTTGCTCAAGCTCGTTTATCCCCTCCCGCGGTAGCACAGATAGCAGCTACTGCGGCGGTAGACACACCACAAAGCTACTTTGATGAAGTATTGGAAGAATATACTGAAAGAAGAGATCTATTAGTGGCGGGATTAAATGCCATACCAGGCGTATATTGCCCTAACCCAGGTGGTGCTTTTTATGTGGTAGCCCGTTTTCCGATTGACAATTCTGATAAATTTTGTCAATGGATGTTAGAATCATTTGAATACGAAAACGAAACGGTAATGATGGCTCCAGCAGCAGGTTTCTATAGCTCCAAAGATGCCGGACAAGACGAAGTTCGTCTGGCCTATGTATTACATCAAGAAGAGCTAAAGAAAGCTTTGGTTTGTTTGGAGAAAGCTCTAATTGCTTATCCAGGGAGAACCACGATAGCAGAATAA
- the rlmF gene encoding 23S rRNA (adenine(1618)-N(6))-methyltransferase RlmF — MANTSQTLHYNNRHLDGYDFKKLTAAEPALKEFIMTTPRGTESIDFKNPEAVFTLNKALLAAYYQIKGWKLVANSLCPPIPGRADYLHHLTELIPDDKPMRILDIGTGSSLIYPLLGASMFPWSFTATDTHAPSLDNAYEILEANPQVKKRILLRHQPDSTQILKGVIRPQDRFDAIICNPPFYSSREQHWKKVVNKNDKLHQGKGLPVQNFGGLANELWHDGGEKAFVTQLIYDSLTYKDQLTWCTALVADKDHLKPLIAVLEYHKVPQIEIIAMQQGQKISRLLAWRVR; from the coding sequence ATGGCAAATACTTCGCAGACCCTCCATTATAATAACAGACATCTTGACGGATATGATTTCAAAAAACTCACGGCAGCAGAGCCTGCATTGAAGGAATTTATCATGACCACCCCTCGTGGCACTGAATCCATTGATTTCAAAAATCCAGAAGCGGTATTTACGTTGAATAAAGCTTTACTCGCCGCATACTACCAGATTAAAGGCTGGAAGCTGGTGGCCAATAGCTTGTGCCCACCAATCCCAGGGCGCGCAGATTACTTGCATCATCTCACCGAACTTATTCCTGACGATAAACCGATGCGTATTTTGGATATCGGCACGGGTTCCAGCTTAATTTACCCACTGTTGGGTGCATCGATGTTTCCCTGGAGCTTTACGGCGACAGATACGCACGCTCCCTCTTTGGATAATGCGTATGAGATATTAGAAGCAAATCCGCAAGTAAAAAAGAGAATCTTGCTTAGGCACCAGCCGGATAGTACACAGATTTTAAAAGGTGTAATTCGTCCTCAGGATCGTTTTGATGCGATTATCTGTAACCCGCCGTTCTATAGCTCTCGGGAGCAACACTGGAAAAAAGTGGTCAATAAAAATGACAAATTGCACCAAGGCAAAGGTTTACCAGTTCAGAATTTTGGAGGCCTGGCCAATGAATTGTGGCATGACGGTGGTGAGAAGGCATTTGTTACTCAACTGATTTACGATAGCCTTACTTACAAAGATCAACTTACTTGGTGCACCGCATTAGTGGCAGATAAAGATCACTTAAAACCATTGATAGCCGTGTTGGAGTATCACAAAGTACCGCAAATTGAAATTATTGCCATGCAACAGGGACAAAAAATTTCTAGACTACTTGCTTGGCGCGTACGCTAA
- the recQ gene encoding DNA helicase RecQ, with translation MDIEKSLFDNLQEFFGFDTFKGDQEAIITNVLNKKDTFVIMPTGGGKSICYQLPALMSQGTAIVISPLIALMKNQVDQLRAFGGSDSIAHFLNSSLTKSEVTRVKDDVIQGKTKLLYVAPESLGKEDNIQFLRNITVSFVAVDEAHCISEWGHDFRPEYRKIRQVINGIGDNIAIIALTATATPKVQSDIRKNLQMNDASLFKSSFNRTNLYYEVRPKRDVVKEIVRFIRNNAGKTGIVYCLSRKKVEEIAEVLNINGIKALPYHAGLDAKVRADTQDKFLMEDVEVIVATIAFGMGIDKPDVRFVIHHDIPKSMEGYYQETGRAGRDGGEGVCVAFYSEKDIEKLTKFMKDKPVAEREIGTQILKEVIDYSESAVCRRKQILHYFGESFDETGCSSMCDNCRSSRTYLDAESAILQVLGFIKEQGDKFDDHHIINVMMGQNNQPVSSYKHDVHPLFGTGKEQGVIYWKSVIRQAELADFIKKDIDHYGLLILTESGNKYLTNPYPMKFVLNKPMEAADSSGSSISLINPNGSTLDTALLQLLKDLRKKIAKQKSLPPFVIFQDPSLDEMCTHYPVTIDELKQIHGVGSGKAMKFGAPFAELIRKYVEDNDIDRPQDLVIKSTANKSALKVSIIQNIDRKIGLDDIASSKGISYEDMLREVESIVNSGTKLNIAYFVDEMIDQDRQDEVYEYFLSADIDTVKSALNELGEADYTYEDIQLMRIKFMSELGN, from the coding sequence ATGGATATAGAAAAATCACTATTTGATAACTTGCAAGAATTTTTTGGGTTTGATACGTTCAAAGGTGATCAAGAAGCGATTATTACGAATGTGTTAAATAAAAAAGACACGTTTGTGATCATGCCTACCGGAGGTGGTAAATCAATCTGTTATCAACTTCCTGCCTTGATGAGTCAAGGTACTGCCATTGTCATTTCACCTTTAATTGCCTTGATGAAAAATCAAGTCGATCAATTGAGGGCTTTTGGTGGTAGTGATAGCATCGCACACTTCTTAAATTCTTCCCTAACCAAAAGTGAAGTTACCCGCGTCAAAGACGATGTGATACAAGGAAAAACCAAGTTACTGTATGTTGCTCCAGAATCGTTGGGTAAAGAGGATAACATCCAGTTTTTGCGCAATATCACAGTATCTTTTGTGGCGGTAGATGAGGCTCACTGTATTTCGGAATGGGGGCACGATTTCCGTCCGGAATACCGAAAAATCAGGCAAGTCATCAACGGAATAGGAGACAATATAGCCATTATTGCCTTAACAGCAACAGCTACACCAAAGGTGCAGTCAGACATTCGTAAGAACTTGCAAATGAACGATGCAAGTCTATTTAAATCTTCCTTTAATCGAACTAATTTATATTACGAAGTACGCCCTAAACGCGACGTAGTAAAGGAGATCGTACGTTTTATTCGAAACAATGCTGGCAAGACAGGAATCGTGTATTGCCTAAGTCGCAAGAAGGTGGAAGAGATTGCGGAAGTCTTAAATATTAATGGCATAAAAGCGCTGCCTTATCATGCCGGTCTGGATGCCAAAGTGCGTGCAGATACACAAGATAAGTTTCTGATGGAAGATGTGGAAGTGATTGTCGCTACGATCGCCTTCGGAATGGGCATCGACAAACCAGATGTACGATTTGTGATCCACCACGATATTCCGAAATCCATGGAAGGCTATTATCAGGAAACCGGTCGTGCCGGTCGTGATGGTGGCGAAGGGGTTTGTGTTGCTTTTTATTCGGAAAAGGACATTGAGAAGCTGACGAAGTTTATGAAAGATAAGCCCGTGGCAGAGCGGGAGATAGGTACACAAATTCTAAAAGAAGTCATTGACTATTCTGAGTCTGCGGTCTGTAGAAGGAAACAAATTCTGCATTATTTCGGAGAATCCTTTGATGAGACGGGCTGTAGCAGTATGTGTGATAATTGCCGGTCTTCACGCACCTATTTGGATGCGGAGTCTGCCATTTTGCAAGTGTTAGGCTTCATTAAGGAGCAGGGCGATAAATTTGATGATCATCACATCATTAATGTGATGATGGGACAAAATAACCAACCCGTTTCATCCTACAAACACGATGTACACCCACTTTTCGGAACAGGAAAAGAGCAGGGTGTGATCTACTGGAAATCTGTTATCAGACAAGCTGAACTGGCAGATTTTATTAAGAAAGACATAGATCATTATGGATTATTGATATTGACAGAGTCCGGAAATAAATATTTGACAAATCCGTATCCTATGAAGTTTGTGCTCAACAAACCCATGGAAGCTGCGGATTCATCTGGCTCTTCGATCTCATTGATAAACCCGAATGGAAGTACCTTGGATACAGCATTGTTGCAATTGCTGAAAGATTTGCGCAAGAAAATTGCTAAGCAGAAATCTTTGCCACCATTTGTGATATTTCAAGATCCCTCGTTGGATGAAATGTGTACACACTATCCCGTTACAATAGACGAGCTAAAGCAGATACATGGCGTAGGAAGTGGTAAAGCCATGAAGTTTGGGGCACCATTCGCGGAGCTCATTCGCAAATACGTGGAGGATAATGATATTGATCGTCCACAAGACTTGGTGATCAAGAGTACTGCCAACAAATCGGCCTTGAAGGTGTCTATTATTCAAAATATAGACCGGAAGATAGGGCTAGATGACATTGCTTCTTCCAAAGGGATCAGTTACGAAGATATGCTACGCGAGGTAGAATCCATCGTTAACTCGGGCACTAAATTAAATATTGCCTATTTCGTGGATGAAATGATCGACCAGGATCGCCAAGATGAGGTGTACGAGTATTTTCTATCGGCAGATATTGATACGGTGAAAAGCGCACTTAATGAGTTGGGCGAGGCGGACTACACGTATGAGGATATTCAATTGATGCGCATCAAATTTATGTCGGAATTAGGCAATTAA